A region from the Arachis ipaensis cultivar K30076 chromosome B01, Araip1.1, whole genome shotgun sequence genome encodes:
- the LOC107605868 gene encoding lysine-rich arabinogalactan protein 19-like, which yields MAYFLEDISVFDSFYLAVIFMTIIGYGDFSFSTTPPTPAPSPPRRHQSVQHPHHPHRLRRPQSILTSSISDTANPSTLAPLVARSRSFPVVSDTANRSTLATLVATSPLVATSQSLPAGSDTANPNILSTLVATSQFSTLTPLVGRSRSLPVVSDTATPAPSPARRPQSILTSGIRHRQPQHHHPSSPPVPLSPPVSPYQRDPTSPIPAPSSPPVIPAPSPPSSPAVDPYQCDPTPPTPAPSPSSRRPQLVLTSGIRHRQPQHPQPPHHHRSFLNS from the exons ATGGCCTATTTTTTAGAGGATATAAGTGTTTTTGATAGTTTTTATTTGGCTGTAATTTTCATGACAATCATAGGTTACGGTGATTTCTCATTTAGTACG ACACCGCCAACCCCAGCACCCTCACCCCCTCGTCGCCACCAGTCAGTCCAGCACCCTCATCACCCTCATCGCCTTCGTCGCCCGCAGTCGATCCTTACCAGTAGTATATCCGACACTGCCAATCCCAGTACCCTCGCCCCCCTCGTCGCCCGAAGTCGATCCTTTCCAGTGGTATCCGACACCGCCAACCGCAGTACCCTCGCTACCCTCGTCGCCACCAGTCCCCTCGTCGCCACCAGTCAGTCCTTACCAGCGGGATCCGACACTGCCAACCCCAACATCCTCAGCACCCTTGTCGCCACTAGTCAGTTCAGCACCCTCACCCCCCTTGTCGGCCGCAGTCGATCCTTACCAGTGGTATCCGACACCGCCACCCCAGCACCCTCACCCGCTCGTCGCCCGCAGTCGATCCTTACTAGTGGTATCCGACACCGCCAACCCCAGCACCATCACCCCTCATCGCCACCAGTACCCTTGTCGCCACCAGTCAGTCCTTACCAGCGGGATCCGACATCGCCAATCCCAGCACCCTCGTCGCCACCAGTCATTCCAGCACCGTCACCCCCTTCGTCGCCCGCAGTCGATCCTTACCAGTGCGATCCGACACCACCAACCCCAGCACCCTCCCCCTCCTCTCGTCGCCCCCAGTTAGTCCTTACCAGTGGTATCCGACACCGCCAACCCCAACACCCTCAACCCCCTCATCACCACCGGTCATTCCTTAACAGCTAG